One Euphorbia lathyris chromosome 1, ddEupLath1.1, whole genome shotgun sequence DNA segment encodes these proteins:
- the LOC136227673 gene encoding protein MEI2-like 4 isoform X2: MPFEVMDQRGGTHFEDIRLPAERQLGFWKPHSMPDFQRTCGMSPIPSSKFHASSPLEKPSPVGVLSADSMQQPQSILAMDQQDRLSLGEGSGNGLKASWNSMDQDTKSWSNLSMQPASYTMGGNRANIGATQWESSLFSSSFSDVFSGKLRLTDNDVRSHHLAKFVAPSNEEEEPFQSLEELEAQTIGNLLPAEDDLFSGVTDEMGHNALVNSGDELEDFDLFITGGGMELEGDDRLGLGQRNSDFGGVNNGQGGPNGSIIGEHPYGEHPSRTLFVRNINSNVEDSELKALFEQYGDIRTLYTACKHRGFVMISYYDIRSARGAMRSLQNKPLRRRKLDIHYSIPKDNPSEKDVNQGTLVIFNLDSSVSTEELHKIFGVYGEIKEIRETPHKRHHKFIEYYDIRAAESALSALNRSDIAGKQIKLEPSRPGGTRRVMPKTEQDQDEPNLCQSPFDDLSSGRLGTISPGVIPSSCMENGSTQVLPSSIQSPMGSFIESHQSSSVPNNLLSPMTMASVGKQFGFQEPNRSMDEMMFGNQCIPNFHPHSLPEYHDSLSNGIPYNSSSPIGGMARSVGSKLTEGINSRHIQGIGSNGHLMELNGGVFGSSGNGNGSLPGHHYLWNNSNSGQQHHSSRMMWSNSPSFSNGVHAHHLQHMPGFPRAPPVMLNTVPAHHHVGSAPTVNPSLWDRRHAFSGESPEASSFHLGSLGSVGFPGGSPPHPMDVGSHNIFSHVGGNGMDMTKNSGLRNAQQICHIFPGRNPLISMPASFDTPNERVRNLSHRRIESNSNHSDKKQYELDLDRILHGEDIRTTLMIKNIPNKYTSKMLLAAIDEHCRGTYDFIYLPIDFKNKCNVGYAFINMVDPQQIVPFHKAFNGKKWEKFNSEKVASLAYARIQGKSALIAHFQNSSLMNEDKRCRPILFHTDGPNAGDPEPFPMGSNIRSRLGKPRTGSSEENQQQGNPSGSGIGEEFSNGTDSSSE, from the exons GAACTTGTGGAATGTCACCGATTCCTAGCAGCAAATTTCATGCTTCATCACCTTTGGAAAAACCTTCTCCAGTTGGAGTTTTATCAGCGGATTCCATGCAACAGCCACAGTCAATCCTAGCAATGGATCAGCAAGACAGGCTATCTTTGGGTGAAGGAAGCGGCAATGGGTTGAAGGCGTCATGGAATTCTATGGATCAAGATACAAAATCATGGTCAAATTTGTCTATGCAGCCTGCATCTTATACTATGGGTGGAAACAGGGCCAATATTGGTGCAACTCAGTGGGAAAGCAGCTTGTTCTCAAGCTCATTTTCTGATGTATTTAGTGGAAAAT TGAGATTAACTGACAATGATGTTCGGTCCCATCATCTTGCTAAATTTGTTGCTCCAtcaaatgaggaagaagagccTTTTCAATCTCTTGAAGAACTTGAGGCTCAGACTATTGGAAATCTCCTTCCTGCCGAAGATGATCTGTTTTCTGGAGTGACTGATGAGATGGGACATAATGCGCTTGTCAATAGTGGGGATGAATTGGAGGACTTTGATCTGTTTATCACTGGTGGAGGCATGGAATTAGAAGGGGATGATCGTTTGGGTTTGGGACAAAGGAACTCTGATTTTGGGGGAGTTAACAATGGCCAAGGGGGTCCAAATGGTTCAATTATTGGTGAACACCCATATGGTGAACACCCTTCTAGAACACTTTTTGTAAGGAACATTAATAGCAACGTTGAAGATTCTGAGTTAAAGGCTCTTTTTGAG CAATATGGAGATATTCGAACTCTTTATACAGCCTGCAAGCATCGTGGATTTGTTATGATCTCTTACTATGACATTAGATCAGCCCGAGGTGCAATGAGATCTCTTCAAAATAAGCCTCTGAGGCGTAGAAAACTTGATATACACTACTCTATTCCAAAG GATAATCCATCCGAAAAAGACGTCAACCAGGGCACCCTAGTGATCTTCAATCTTGATTCGTCTGTTTCAACTGAGGAGCTTCACAAAATATTTGGAGTTTATGGAGAGATCAAAGAA ATTCGTGAAACCCCACACAAGCGCCATCATAAGTTCATAGAGTATTATGACATTAGAGCTGCTGAATCAGCTCTTTCAGCATTAAACAGGAGTGACATTGCTGGGAAGCAGATCAAGCTTGAACCAAGCCGTCCTGGAGGCACAAGACG TGTGATGCCAAAGACTGAGCAGGACCAAGATGAGCCTAATCTTTGTCAAAGCCCCTTTGATGACTTATCATCTGGACGATTGG GAACAATTTCACCTGGAGTAATTCCATCTAGCTGCATGGAGAATGGATCAACACAAGTCTTACCTTCTTCTATCCAGTCCCCCATGGGTTCATTTATTGAATCTCATCAGAGTTCTAGCGTCCCAAATAACTTACTCTCACCCATGACAATGGCATCTGTTGGAAAACAATTTGGCTTCCAAGAACCTAATCGCTCTATGGACGAAATGATGTTTGGTAACCAATGCATTCCAAATTTTCATCCTCATTCCTTGCCAGAGTATCATGATAGTTTATCCAATGGCATTCCATATAACTCCTCAAGCCCTATTGGAGGCATGGCTCGAAGTGTTGGTTCCAAATTGACAGAAGGAATCAACAGTAGGCACATTCAAGGAATAGGCTCAAATGGGCACCTGATGGAACTTAATGGTGGGG TTTTTGGATCTTCTGGAAATGGAAATGGCAGTCTTCCTGGTCATCATTACCTATGGAACAATTCCAACTCAGGCCAGCAACATCATTCAAGCCGTATGATGTGGTCAAATTCACCATCATTTTCCAATGGTGTTCATGCCCATCACCTTCAGCATATGCCTGGATTTCCTAGGGCTCCTCCAGTAATGCTCAACACTGTACCTGCACACCATCATGTTGGATCTGCACCAACTGTCAATCCCTCGTTGTGGGACAGGCGACATGCTTTTTCTGGGGAGTCTCCAGAAGCTTCGAGTTTCCATTTGGGTTCCCTTGGAAGTGTGGGTTTTCCTGGTGGCTCTCCACCACATCCTATGGATGTTGGATCCCACAACATTTTCTCTCATGTTGGGGGAAATGGTATGGATATGACTAAAAATTCTGGACTACGCAATGCTCAGCAAATATGCCATATTTTCCCAGGGAGGAACCCGCTGATCTCAATGCCAGCCTCTTTTGATACTCCAAATGAACGTGTTAGAAATCTCTCGCACCGTCGAATTGAATCAAATTCCAACCATTCAGATAAGAAACAATATGAGCTTGATCTCGATCGCATATTGCATGGTGAAGACATACGAACCACATTGATGATAAAGAACATCCCGAACAA ATATACTTCTAAGATGTTACTGGCTGCAATTGATGAGCACTGTAGGGGAACTTATGACTTTATTTACTTGCCAATTGATTTCAAG AATAAATGCAATGTCGGCTATGCATTCATCAATATGGTTGATCCTCAGCAGATTGTTCCGTTCCACAAG gcATTCAATGGCAAAAAATGGGAGAAATTCAACAGTGAAAAGGTGGCATCTCTTGCATATGCTCGAATTCAGGGAAAATCTGCTCTTATTGCCCACTTCCAGAACTCAAGCTTGATGAATGAGGATAAACGCTGTCGCCCTATTCTCTTTCATACAGACGGTCCAAATGCTGGTGATCCG
- the LOC136227673 gene encoding protein MEI2-like 4 isoform X1, with protein sequence MPFEVMDQRGGTHFEDIRLPAERQLGFWKPHSMPDFQIGTCGMSPIPSSKFHASSPLEKPSPVGVLSADSMQQPQSILAMDQQDRLSLGEGSGNGLKASWNSMDQDTKSWSNLSMQPASYTMGGNRANIGATQWESSLFSSSFSDVFSGKLRLTDNDVRSHHLAKFVAPSNEEEEPFQSLEELEAQTIGNLLPAEDDLFSGVTDEMGHNALVNSGDELEDFDLFITGGGMELEGDDRLGLGQRNSDFGGVNNGQGGPNGSIIGEHPYGEHPSRTLFVRNINSNVEDSELKALFEQYGDIRTLYTACKHRGFVMISYYDIRSARGAMRSLQNKPLRRRKLDIHYSIPKDNPSEKDVNQGTLVIFNLDSSVSTEELHKIFGVYGEIKEIRETPHKRHHKFIEYYDIRAAESALSALNRSDIAGKQIKLEPSRPGGTRRVMPKTEQDQDEPNLCQSPFDDLSSGRLGTISPGVIPSSCMENGSTQVLPSSIQSPMGSFIESHQSSSVPNNLLSPMTMASVGKQFGFQEPNRSMDEMMFGNQCIPNFHPHSLPEYHDSLSNGIPYNSSSPIGGMARSVGSKLTEGINSRHIQGIGSNGHLMELNGGVFGSSGNGNGSLPGHHYLWNNSNSGQQHHSSRMMWSNSPSFSNGVHAHHLQHMPGFPRAPPVMLNTVPAHHHVGSAPTVNPSLWDRRHAFSGESPEASSFHLGSLGSVGFPGGSPPHPMDVGSHNIFSHVGGNGMDMTKNSGLRNAQQICHIFPGRNPLISMPASFDTPNERVRNLSHRRIESNSNHSDKKQYELDLDRILHGEDIRTTLMIKNIPNKYTSKMLLAAIDEHCRGTYDFIYLPIDFKNKCNVGYAFINMVDPQQIVPFHKAFNGKKWEKFNSEKVASLAYARIQGKSALIAHFQNSSLMNEDKRCRPILFHTDGPNAGDPEPFPMGSNIRSRLGKPRTGSSEENQQQGNPSGSGIGEEFSNGTDSSSE encoded by the exons TAGGAACTTGTGGAATGTCACCGATTCCTAGCAGCAAATTTCATGCTTCATCACCTTTGGAAAAACCTTCTCCAGTTGGAGTTTTATCAGCGGATTCCATGCAACAGCCACAGTCAATCCTAGCAATGGATCAGCAAGACAGGCTATCTTTGGGTGAAGGAAGCGGCAATGGGTTGAAGGCGTCATGGAATTCTATGGATCAAGATACAAAATCATGGTCAAATTTGTCTATGCAGCCTGCATCTTATACTATGGGTGGAAACAGGGCCAATATTGGTGCAACTCAGTGGGAAAGCAGCTTGTTCTCAAGCTCATTTTCTGATGTATTTAGTGGAAAAT TGAGATTAACTGACAATGATGTTCGGTCCCATCATCTTGCTAAATTTGTTGCTCCAtcaaatgaggaagaagagccTTTTCAATCTCTTGAAGAACTTGAGGCTCAGACTATTGGAAATCTCCTTCCTGCCGAAGATGATCTGTTTTCTGGAGTGACTGATGAGATGGGACATAATGCGCTTGTCAATAGTGGGGATGAATTGGAGGACTTTGATCTGTTTATCACTGGTGGAGGCATGGAATTAGAAGGGGATGATCGTTTGGGTTTGGGACAAAGGAACTCTGATTTTGGGGGAGTTAACAATGGCCAAGGGGGTCCAAATGGTTCAATTATTGGTGAACACCCATATGGTGAACACCCTTCTAGAACACTTTTTGTAAGGAACATTAATAGCAACGTTGAAGATTCTGAGTTAAAGGCTCTTTTTGAG CAATATGGAGATATTCGAACTCTTTATACAGCCTGCAAGCATCGTGGATTTGTTATGATCTCTTACTATGACATTAGATCAGCCCGAGGTGCAATGAGATCTCTTCAAAATAAGCCTCTGAGGCGTAGAAAACTTGATATACACTACTCTATTCCAAAG GATAATCCATCCGAAAAAGACGTCAACCAGGGCACCCTAGTGATCTTCAATCTTGATTCGTCTGTTTCAACTGAGGAGCTTCACAAAATATTTGGAGTTTATGGAGAGATCAAAGAA ATTCGTGAAACCCCACACAAGCGCCATCATAAGTTCATAGAGTATTATGACATTAGAGCTGCTGAATCAGCTCTTTCAGCATTAAACAGGAGTGACATTGCTGGGAAGCAGATCAAGCTTGAACCAAGCCGTCCTGGAGGCACAAGACG TGTGATGCCAAAGACTGAGCAGGACCAAGATGAGCCTAATCTTTGTCAAAGCCCCTTTGATGACTTATCATCTGGACGATTGG GAACAATTTCACCTGGAGTAATTCCATCTAGCTGCATGGAGAATGGATCAACACAAGTCTTACCTTCTTCTATCCAGTCCCCCATGGGTTCATTTATTGAATCTCATCAGAGTTCTAGCGTCCCAAATAACTTACTCTCACCCATGACAATGGCATCTGTTGGAAAACAATTTGGCTTCCAAGAACCTAATCGCTCTATGGACGAAATGATGTTTGGTAACCAATGCATTCCAAATTTTCATCCTCATTCCTTGCCAGAGTATCATGATAGTTTATCCAATGGCATTCCATATAACTCCTCAAGCCCTATTGGAGGCATGGCTCGAAGTGTTGGTTCCAAATTGACAGAAGGAATCAACAGTAGGCACATTCAAGGAATAGGCTCAAATGGGCACCTGATGGAACTTAATGGTGGGG TTTTTGGATCTTCTGGAAATGGAAATGGCAGTCTTCCTGGTCATCATTACCTATGGAACAATTCCAACTCAGGCCAGCAACATCATTCAAGCCGTATGATGTGGTCAAATTCACCATCATTTTCCAATGGTGTTCATGCCCATCACCTTCAGCATATGCCTGGATTTCCTAGGGCTCCTCCAGTAATGCTCAACACTGTACCTGCACACCATCATGTTGGATCTGCACCAACTGTCAATCCCTCGTTGTGGGACAGGCGACATGCTTTTTCTGGGGAGTCTCCAGAAGCTTCGAGTTTCCATTTGGGTTCCCTTGGAAGTGTGGGTTTTCCTGGTGGCTCTCCACCACATCCTATGGATGTTGGATCCCACAACATTTTCTCTCATGTTGGGGGAAATGGTATGGATATGACTAAAAATTCTGGACTACGCAATGCTCAGCAAATATGCCATATTTTCCCAGGGAGGAACCCGCTGATCTCAATGCCAGCCTCTTTTGATACTCCAAATGAACGTGTTAGAAATCTCTCGCACCGTCGAATTGAATCAAATTCCAACCATTCAGATAAGAAACAATATGAGCTTGATCTCGATCGCATATTGCATGGTGAAGACATACGAACCACATTGATGATAAAGAACATCCCGAACAA ATATACTTCTAAGATGTTACTGGCTGCAATTGATGAGCACTGTAGGGGAACTTATGACTTTATTTACTTGCCAATTGATTTCAAG AATAAATGCAATGTCGGCTATGCATTCATCAATATGGTTGATCCTCAGCAGATTGTTCCGTTCCACAAG gcATTCAATGGCAAAAAATGGGAGAAATTCAACAGTGAAAAGGTGGCATCTCTTGCATATGCTCGAATTCAGGGAAAATCTGCTCTTATTGCCCACTTCCAGAACTCAAGCTTGATGAATGAGGATAAACGCTGTCGCCCTATTCTCTTTCATACAGACGGTCCAAATGCTGGTGATCCG
- the LOC136227673 gene encoding protein MEI2-like 4 isoform X3 has product MPFEVMDQRGGTHFEDIRLPAERQLGFWKPHSMPDFQIGTCGMSPIPSSKFHASSPLEKPSPVGVLSADSMQQPQSILAMDQQDRLSLGEGSGNGLKASWNSMDQDTKSWSNLSMQPASYTMGGNRANIGATQWESSLFSSSFSDVFSGKLRLTDNDVRSHHLAKFVAPSNEEEEPFQSLEELEAQTIGNLLPAEDDLFSGVTDEMGHNALVNSGDELEDFDLFITGGGMELEGDDRLGLGQRNSDFGGVNNGQGGPNGSIIGEHPYGEHPSRTLFVRNINSNVEDSELKALFEQYGDIRTLYTACKHRGFVMISYYDIRSARGAMRSLQNKPLRRRKLDIHYSIPKDNPSEKDVNQGTLVIFNLDSSVSTEELHKIFGVYGEIKEIRETPHKRHHKFIEYYDIRAAESALSALNRSDIAGKQIKLEPSRPGGTRRVMPKTEQDQDEPNLCQSPFDDLSSGRLGTISPGVIPSSCMENGSTQVLPSSIQSPMGSFIESHQSSSVPNNLLSPMTMASVGKQFGFQEPNRSMDEMMFGNQCIPNFHPHSLPEYHDSLSNGIPYNSSSPIGGMARSVGSKLTEGINSRHIQGIGSNGHLMELNVFGSSGNGNGSLPGHHYLWNNSNSGQQHHSSRMMWSNSPSFSNGVHAHHLQHMPGFPRAPPVMLNTVPAHHHVGSAPTVNPSLWDRRHAFSGESPEASSFHLGSLGSVGFPGGSPPHPMDVGSHNIFSHVGGNGMDMTKNSGLRNAQQICHIFPGRNPLISMPASFDTPNERVRNLSHRRIESNSNHSDKKQYELDLDRILHGEDIRTTLMIKNIPNKYTSKMLLAAIDEHCRGTYDFIYLPIDFKNKCNVGYAFINMVDPQQIVPFHKAFNGKKWEKFNSEKVASLAYARIQGKSALIAHFQNSSLMNEDKRCRPILFHTDGPNAGDPEPFPMGSNIRSRLGKPRTGSSEENQQQGNPSGSGIGEEFSNGTDSSSE; this is encoded by the exons TAGGAACTTGTGGAATGTCACCGATTCCTAGCAGCAAATTTCATGCTTCATCACCTTTGGAAAAACCTTCTCCAGTTGGAGTTTTATCAGCGGATTCCATGCAACAGCCACAGTCAATCCTAGCAATGGATCAGCAAGACAGGCTATCTTTGGGTGAAGGAAGCGGCAATGGGTTGAAGGCGTCATGGAATTCTATGGATCAAGATACAAAATCATGGTCAAATTTGTCTATGCAGCCTGCATCTTATACTATGGGTGGAAACAGGGCCAATATTGGTGCAACTCAGTGGGAAAGCAGCTTGTTCTCAAGCTCATTTTCTGATGTATTTAGTGGAAAAT TGAGATTAACTGACAATGATGTTCGGTCCCATCATCTTGCTAAATTTGTTGCTCCAtcaaatgaggaagaagagccTTTTCAATCTCTTGAAGAACTTGAGGCTCAGACTATTGGAAATCTCCTTCCTGCCGAAGATGATCTGTTTTCTGGAGTGACTGATGAGATGGGACATAATGCGCTTGTCAATAGTGGGGATGAATTGGAGGACTTTGATCTGTTTATCACTGGTGGAGGCATGGAATTAGAAGGGGATGATCGTTTGGGTTTGGGACAAAGGAACTCTGATTTTGGGGGAGTTAACAATGGCCAAGGGGGTCCAAATGGTTCAATTATTGGTGAACACCCATATGGTGAACACCCTTCTAGAACACTTTTTGTAAGGAACATTAATAGCAACGTTGAAGATTCTGAGTTAAAGGCTCTTTTTGAG CAATATGGAGATATTCGAACTCTTTATACAGCCTGCAAGCATCGTGGATTTGTTATGATCTCTTACTATGACATTAGATCAGCCCGAGGTGCAATGAGATCTCTTCAAAATAAGCCTCTGAGGCGTAGAAAACTTGATATACACTACTCTATTCCAAAG GATAATCCATCCGAAAAAGACGTCAACCAGGGCACCCTAGTGATCTTCAATCTTGATTCGTCTGTTTCAACTGAGGAGCTTCACAAAATATTTGGAGTTTATGGAGAGATCAAAGAA ATTCGTGAAACCCCACACAAGCGCCATCATAAGTTCATAGAGTATTATGACATTAGAGCTGCTGAATCAGCTCTTTCAGCATTAAACAGGAGTGACATTGCTGGGAAGCAGATCAAGCTTGAACCAAGCCGTCCTGGAGGCACAAGACG TGTGATGCCAAAGACTGAGCAGGACCAAGATGAGCCTAATCTTTGTCAAAGCCCCTTTGATGACTTATCATCTGGACGATTGG GAACAATTTCACCTGGAGTAATTCCATCTAGCTGCATGGAGAATGGATCAACACAAGTCTTACCTTCTTCTATCCAGTCCCCCATGGGTTCATTTATTGAATCTCATCAGAGTTCTAGCGTCCCAAATAACTTACTCTCACCCATGACAATGGCATCTGTTGGAAAACAATTTGGCTTCCAAGAACCTAATCGCTCTATGGACGAAATGATGTTTGGTAACCAATGCATTCCAAATTTTCATCCTCATTCCTTGCCAGAGTATCATGATAGTTTATCCAATGGCATTCCATATAACTCCTCAAGCCCTATTGGAGGCATGGCTCGAAGTGTTGGTTCCAAATTGACAGAAGGAATCAACAGTAGGCACATTCAAGGAATAGGCTCAAATGGGCACCTGATGGAACTTAATG TTTTTGGATCTTCTGGAAATGGAAATGGCAGTCTTCCTGGTCATCATTACCTATGGAACAATTCCAACTCAGGCCAGCAACATCATTCAAGCCGTATGATGTGGTCAAATTCACCATCATTTTCCAATGGTGTTCATGCCCATCACCTTCAGCATATGCCTGGATTTCCTAGGGCTCCTCCAGTAATGCTCAACACTGTACCTGCACACCATCATGTTGGATCTGCACCAACTGTCAATCCCTCGTTGTGGGACAGGCGACATGCTTTTTCTGGGGAGTCTCCAGAAGCTTCGAGTTTCCATTTGGGTTCCCTTGGAAGTGTGGGTTTTCCTGGTGGCTCTCCACCACATCCTATGGATGTTGGATCCCACAACATTTTCTCTCATGTTGGGGGAAATGGTATGGATATGACTAAAAATTCTGGACTACGCAATGCTCAGCAAATATGCCATATTTTCCCAGGGAGGAACCCGCTGATCTCAATGCCAGCCTCTTTTGATACTCCAAATGAACGTGTTAGAAATCTCTCGCACCGTCGAATTGAATCAAATTCCAACCATTCAGATAAGAAACAATATGAGCTTGATCTCGATCGCATATTGCATGGTGAAGACATACGAACCACATTGATGATAAAGAACATCCCGAACAA ATATACTTCTAAGATGTTACTGGCTGCAATTGATGAGCACTGTAGGGGAACTTATGACTTTATTTACTTGCCAATTGATTTCAAG AATAAATGCAATGTCGGCTATGCATTCATCAATATGGTTGATCCTCAGCAGATTGTTCCGTTCCACAAG gcATTCAATGGCAAAAAATGGGAGAAATTCAACAGTGAAAAGGTGGCATCTCTTGCATATGCTCGAATTCAGGGAAAATCTGCTCTTATTGCCCACTTCCAGAACTCAAGCTTGATGAATGAGGATAAACGCTGTCGCCCTATTCTCTTTCATACAGACGGTCCAAATGCTGGTGATCCG